In Glycine max cultivar Williams 82 chromosome 7, Glycine_max_v4.0, whole genome shotgun sequence, a single window of DNA contains:
- the LOC102664089 gene encoding LOW QUALITY PROTEIN: uncharacterized protein (The sequence of the model RefSeq protein was modified relative to this genomic sequence to represent the inferred CDS: substituted 2 bases at 2 genomic stop codons): protein MNHVCDSESHHHKNVSNSLINCGXYLIXLTITGRRRCRRKRQVLSLGQTRDCHDEQSQKWEGENVHSPHFRTMFEARKWWKNLTNEKEAEKILEKCVCF from the exons ATGAATCATGTATGTGATTCCGAGAGCCACCACCATAAGAATGTAAGCAATTCCTTGATCAATTGCG GTTAATATTTGATTTAACTGACCATCACTGGTAGGAGGAGGTGCCGGAGAAAGAGGCAAGTCCTGAGCTTGGGCCAGACGAGAGATTGCCATGATGAACAAAGCCAGAAGTGGGAGGGCGAAAATGTTCACAGTCCTCATTTCCGAACGATGTTTGAAGCCAGAAAATGGtggaaaaatttaacaaatgaaAAGGAAGCTGAGAAAATCTTAGaaaagtgtgtgtgtttttga
- the LOC102669499 gene encoding uncharacterized protein, with translation MDIRNCCLSCKRTIMKSGSYCCNEIEHANCKSSKMRWKVLWMKLKKEKKKLFESASSPLQVPYDPYTYSQNFDQGTAKDEPDNFSRSFSVRFADPSTSRVLMKKRVV, from the coding sequence ATGGATATAAGAAATTGTTGCCTTTCATGCAAGAGAACCATCATGAAATCAGGAAGCTATTGTTGCAATGAGATTGAGCATGCAAATTGTAAATCAAGTAAGATGAGGTGGAAAGTGTTGTGGATGAAGctcaagaaagagaagaagaagctgtttGAGTCTGCATCCTCTCCCCTTCAGGTCCCTTATGATCCATACACTTACTCTCAGAATTTTGACCAAGGGACTGCAAAGGATGAGCCAGATAACTTCTCTAGATCCTTCTCTGTTCGGTTTGCTGATCCTTCTACTTCTAGAGTACTTATGAAGAAAAGGGTAGTTTGA
- the ALDH2C3 gene encoding aldehyde dehydrogenase family 2 member C4 codes for MENLSNGHLESFVKIPTIKFTKLFINGEFLDSVSGKTFETVDPRTEEVIAEIAEANKEDVDIAVKAAREAFDCGPWPRMPGAERAKIMLKWSELIEQNAEEIAALDTIDGGKLFSWCKAVDVPEASNILRYYAGAADKIHGDVFKTSRDLHLYSLMEPVGVVGHIIPWNFPTVMFFAKVAPALAAGCTMVIKPAEQTPLSSLFYAHLARLAGIPDGVLNVVPGFGSIAGAAISSHMDIDAVSFTGSTETGRKIMQAAALSNLKPVSLELGGKSPVLIFDDADVDKAVDLALFGILHNKGEICVAFSRVYVQEGIYDEFEKKVVEKAKTWVVGDPFDPKVQQGPQTSKAQYDKIISYIEHGKSEGATLLTGGKPAGNKGYYIEPTIFVNVKEDMLIAQEEIFGPVMTLSKFKTIEDAIKKANNSKYGLAAGIVTKNLDIANTVSRSIRAGIIWINCFFAFDIDCPFGGYKMSGFGRDYGLEALHKFLKVKSVATPIYDSPWL; via the exons ATGGAAAATCTCAGCAATGGTCACTTAGAATCCTTTGTCAAGATTCCAACAATAAAGTTTACCAAGCTTTTCATCAATGGAGAATTCCTAGATTCTGTTTCAG gaaaaacgtTTGAGACCGTTGACCCAAGAACAGAGGAAGTGATTGCTGAAATAGCAGAGGCTAACAAAGAAGATGTTGATATTGCTGTGAAGGCCGCACGTGAAGCATTTGATTGTGGTCCATGGCCACGCATGCCCGGTGCT GAAAGAGCAAAGATTATGCTGAAATGGTCAGAGCTAATTGAACAGAACGCAGAAGAAATAGCAGCATTGGACACCATTGATGGGGGAAAGCTATTCAGTTGGTGTAAGGCTGTGGATGTTCCTGAAGCATCCAACATCCTACGTTACTATGCCGGCGCTGCTGATAAAATTCATGGAGATGTGTTCAAAACATCTCGTGACCTCCACTTGTATTCTCTGATGGAACCTGTTGGTGTTGTTGGACACATTATCCCTTGGAATTTCCCTACCGTCATGTTCTTCGCCAAGGTTGCCCCGGCCTTGGCTGCTGGCTGCACCATGGTCATCAAGCCTGCTGAGCAAACACCTCTCTCATCACTCTTTTATGCTCATCTTGCTAGGCTG GCTGGTATCCCAGATGGAGTGCTGAATGTAGTACCCGGATTTGGCTCAATTGCAGGGGCTGCAATAAGTTCACATATGGACATTGATGCG GTCAGTTTTACAGGTTCAACAGAAACAGGTCGTAAAATAATGCAGGCTGCGGCCTTGAGCAATTTGAAACCAGTTTCACTCGAATTAGGAGGAAAGTCACCAGTTTTGATTTTTGATGATGCTGATGTAGACAAAGCTGTTGACCTTGCTCTCTTTGGCATCCTACATAACAAG GGAGAAATCTGTGTTGCATTCTCCAGAGTTTATGTCCAGGAAGGGATTTATGATGAATTTGAGAAGAAGGTAGTGGAGAAGGCTAAAACTTGGGTAGTGGGAGACCCCTTTGATCCTAAAGTTCAGCAAGGACCCCAA ACTAGTAAGGCtcaatatgataaaattatttcctATATTGAGCATGGAAAGAGTGAAGGAGCCACACTGTTGACTGGGGGTAAGCCAGCGGGCAACAAGGGATACTACATTGAGCCTACCATTTTTGTCAATGTTAAG GAGGACATGCTAATTGCACAAGAGGAAATATTTGGACCTGTGATGACACTTTCCAAGTTCAA GACCATTGAGGATGCAATTAAGAAAGCCAACAATTCCAAATATGGCCTAGCAGCAGGGATTGTGACCAAGAACTTGGATATTGCAAACACTGTATCAAGGTCCATCCGTGCAGGCATCATTTGGATCAATTGCTTCTTTGCCTTTGATATTGACTGCCCTTTTGGAGGGTATAAGATGAGTGGATTTGGAAGAGATTATGGACTGGAAGCACTTCATAAGTTTCTCAAAGTTAAGTCTGTTGCAACTCCTATTTACGATTCTCCTTGGCTTTGA
- the ALDH2C4 gene encoding aldehyde dehydrogenase family 2 member C4 isoform X1: MAALSNGHDASFFKMPSIKFTKLFINGEFVDSLSGKEFETIDPRTGEVITRIAEGAKEDIDVAVKAARDAFDYGPWPRMPGAERAKIMMKWADLIDQNIEEIAALDAIDAGKLYHWCKAVDIPAAANTIRYYAGAADKIHGEVLKASREFHAYTLLEPIGVVGHIIPWNFPSTMFVAKVSPSLAAGCTMVLKPAEQTPLSALFYAHLAKLAGIPDGVLNVVPGFGQTAGAAISSHMDIDKVSFTGSTEVGREVMRAAANSNLKPVSLELGGKSPVIVFDDADVDKAAGLALMGILFNKGEICVAGSRVLVQEGIYDEFEKKLVEKANAWVVGDPFDPKVQQGPQVDKKQFEKILSYIEHGKKEGATLLTGGKRVGNKGYYIEPTIFSNVKEDMLIVQDEIFGPVMALMKFKTIEDAIKIANNTRYGLASGIVTKSLDTANTVSRSIRAGIVWINCYFAFGDDIPYGGYKMSGFGRDFGMEALHKYLQVKSVVTPIYNSPWL, from the exons ATGGCTGCTCTCTCCAACGGCCACGACGCTTCCTTCTTCAAGATGCCCTCCATCAAGTTCACCAAGCTCTTCATCAATGGAGAATTTGTTGATTCCCTTTCAG ggaaggagTTTGAAACAATAGATCCCAGGACAGGAGAAGTGATTACAAGAATCGCAGAAGGAGCAAAAGAAGACATTGATGTTGCTGTCAAAGCGGCACGTGACGCTTTCGACTATGGTCCATGGCCCCGTATGCCCGGTGCT GAAAGAGCAAAAATCATGATGAAATGGGCAGACTTAATTGATCAGAACATCGAGGAAATAGCAGCATTGGATGCCATTGATGCAGGGAAGTTGTACCATTGGTGCAAGGCTGTTGACATTCCTGCTGCAGCAAATACTATTCGTTACTATGCCGGTGCTGCGGATAAAATTCATGGGGAGGTCTTAAAAGCGTCTAGGGAGTTCCATGCATATACTTTGTTAGAACCAATTGGTGTTGTAGGACACATTATTCCGTGGAATTTCCCCAGCACCATGTTTGTTGCCAAGGTGAGTCCTTCCTTGGCTGCTGGTTGCACAATGGTCCTCAAGCCTGCTGAACAAACACCTCTCTCGGCCTTGTTTTATGCTCATCTTGCTAAGCTG GCTGGAATTCCAGATGGAGTGCTTAATGTAGTACCCGGATTTGGCCAAACTGCAGGTGCTGCAATAAGCTCACACATGGACATTGATAAG GTAAGCTTTACGGGTTCAACAGAAGTGGGGCGTGAAGTAATGCGTGCTGCAGCTAATAGTAATTTGAAACCAGTTTCACTTGAGCTAGGAGGCAAGTCACCCGTCATAGTTTTTGATGATGCTGATGTAGATAAAGCTGCTGGACTTGCTCTCATGGGCATCCTATTTAATAAG GGAGAAATTTGTGTTGCAGGCTCCCGTGTGTTGGTTCAGGAAGGAATCTATGATGAATTTGAGAAGAAATTGGTGGAAAAAGCAAATGCTTGGGTGGTTGGTGATCCTTTTGATCCTAAAGTTCAGCAAGGGCCTCAG GTTGACAAGAAGCAATTTGAAAAGATTCTTTCCTATATCGAGCATGGAAAGAAAGAAGGTGCAACCCTTTTGACAGGGGGCAAAAGAGTGGGCAACAAGGGTTACTACATTGAGCCTACAATTTTCTCTAATGTTAAG GAGGACATGCTTATAGTACAAGATGAAATATTTGGCCCTGTGATGGCTTTGATGAAGTTTAA GACTATTGAAGATGCAATTAAGATTGCCAACAATACAAGGTATGGCCTAGCATCAGGCATTGTGACAAAGAGTTTGGACACAGCCAACACTGTGTCAAGGTCCATTCGTGCAGGCATTGTTTGGATCAACTGTTATTTTGCCTTTGGGGATGACATTCCTTATGGGGGGTACAAGATGAGTGGATTTGGAAGAGATTTTGGAATGGAAGCCCTACACAAGTATCTTCAAGTTAAATCTGTTGTAACTCCCATTTACAATTCTCCCtggctttga
- the ALDH2C4 gene encoding aldehyde dehydrogenase family 2 member C4 isoform X2, translating to MENLLIPFQERAKIMMKWADLIDQNIEEIAALDAIDAGKLYHWCKAVDIPAAANTIRYYAGAADKIHGEVLKASREFHAYTLLEPIGVVGHIIPWNFPSTMFVAKVSPSLAAGCTMVLKPAEQTPLSALFYAHLAKLAGIPDGVLNVVPGFGQTAGAAISSHMDIDKVSFTGSTEVGREVMRAAANSNLKPVSLELGGKSPVIVFDDADVDKAAGLALMGILFNKGEICVAGSRVLVQEGIYDEFEKKLVEKANAWVVGDPFDPKVQQGPQVDKKQFEKILSYIEHGKKEGATLLTGGKRVGNKGYYIEPTIFSNVKEDMLIVQDEIFGPVMALMKFKTIEDAIKIANNTRYGLASGIVTKSLDTANTVSRSIRAGIVWINCYFAFGDDIPYGGYKMSGFGRDFGMEALHKYLQVKSVVTPIYNSPWL from the exons ATGGAGAATTTGTTGATTCCCTTTCAG GAAAGAGCAAAAATCATGATGAAATGGGCAGACTTAATTGATCAGAACATCGAGGAAATAGCAGCATTGGATGCCATTGATGCAGGGAAGTTGTACCATTGGTGCAAGGCTGTTGACATTCCTGCTGCAGCAAATACTATTCGTTACTATGCCGGTGCTGCGGATAAAATTCATGGGGAGGTCTTAAAAGCGTCTAGGGAGTTCCATGCATATACTTTGTTAGAACCAATTGGTGTTGTAGGACACATTATTCCGTGGAATTTCCCCAGCACCATGTTTGTTGCCAAGGTGAGTCCTTCCTTGGCTGCTGGTTGCACAATGGTCCTCAAGCCTGCTGAACAAACACCTCTCTCGGCCTTGTTTTATGCTCATCTTGCTAAGCTG GCTGGAATTCCAGATGGAGTGCTTAATGTAGTACCCGGATTTGGCCAAACTGCAGGTGCTGCAATAAGCTCACACATGGACATTGATAAG GTAAGCTTTACGGGTTCAACAGAAGTGGGGCGTGAAGTAATGCGTGCTGCAGCTAATAGTAATTTGAAACCAGTTTCACTTGAGCTAGGAGGCAAGTCACCCGTCATAGTTTTTGATGATGCTGATGTAGATAAAGCTGCTGGACTTGCTCTCATGGGCATCCTATTTAATAAG GGAGAAATTTGTGTTGCAGGCTCCCGTGTGTTGGTTCAGGAAGGAATCTATGATGAATTTGAGAAGAAATTGGTGGAAAAAGCAAATGCTTGGGTGGTTGGTGATCCTTTTGATCCTAAAGTTCAGCAAGGGCCTCAG GTTGACAAGAAGCAATTTGAAAAGATTCTTTCCTATATCGAGCATGGAAAGAAAGAAGGTGCAACCCTTTTGACAGGGGGCAAAAGAGTGGGCAACAAGGGTTACTACATTGAGCCTACAATTTTCTCTAATGTTAAG GAGGACATGCTTATAGTACAAGATGAAATATTTGGCCCTGTGATGGCTTTGATGAAGTTTAA GACTATTGAAGATGCAATTAAGATTGCCAACAATACAAGGTATGGCCTAGCATCAGGCATTGTGACAAAGAGTTTGGACACAGCCAACACTGTGTCAAGGTCCATTCGTGCAGGCATTGTTTGGATCAACTGTTATTTTGCCTTTGGGGATGACATTCCTTATGGGGGGTACAAGATGAGTGGATTTGGAAGAGATTTTGGAATGGAAGCCCTACACAAGTATCTTCAAGTTAAATCTGTTGTAACTCCCATTTACAATTCTCCCtggctttga